The Engystomops pustulosus chromosome 4, aEngPut4.maternal, whole genome shotgun sequence genome contains a region encoding:
- the RAP1B gene encoding ras-related protein Rap-1b → MREYKLVVLGSGGVGKSALTVQFVQGIFVEKYDPTIEDSYRKQVEVDGQQCMLEILDTAGTEQFTAMRDLYMKNGQGFALVYSITAQSTFNDLQDLREQILRVKDTDDVPMILVGNKCDLEDERVVGKEQGQNLARQWNNCAFLESSAKSKINVNEIFYDLVRQINRKTPVPGKARKKSTCRLL, encoded by the exons ATGCGTGAATACAAGCTGGTTGTTCTTGGGTCAGGTGGTGTCGGGAAGTCTGCTCTG ACTGTCCAGTTCGTCCAAGGCATTTTTGTTGAAAAATATGACCCCACAATAGAAGACTCTTACAGAAAG caagTTGAAGTTGACGGACAACAATGTATGCTCGAAATTTTAGACACAGCAGGAACA GAACAATTTACAGCAATGCGGGATCTTTATATGAAGAATGGGCAAGGCTTTGCATTAGTGTACTCCATAACTGCACAGTCTACATTTAATGATTTACAGGACCTCAGAGAACAGATCCTCCGAGTCAAAGACACTGATGAT GTGCCAATGATTTTGGTTGGGAACAAATGTGACTTGGAAGATGAAAGGGTCGTTGGCAAAGAACAGGGGCAGAATCTAGCAAGACAGTGGAACAATTGTGCATTCCTGGAGTCCTCTGCCAAGTCCAAGATTAACGTCAATGAG ATTTTTTATGATCTTGTGCGACAAATTAACAGAAAAACTCCTGTACCGGGCAAGGCACGCAAAAAGTCAACATGTCGGCTGCTTTAA